The Cyclopterus lumpus isolate fCycLum1 chromosome 12, fCycLum1.pri, whole genome shotgun sequence genome window below encodes:
- the npdc1a gene encoding neural proliferation differentiation and control protein 1a isoform X2: protein MLLLSSPQDGRLRRASLLLLAAVLLCVVPVSARLPAGNQCPHHIDCAKDGRHFCRPGSSRCGPCLSPLEENKEGHCIVRKRHHQQGKVSFYPDLDEEIDYIHSVIEKQEVTEIKPPRQSKHPAKADVNKSKTDASKLQQTSQDRLLTEILNATTPAPAVSALPITPTPEPRTTGVRGRVGPIAVPASKSDNIIVIMISVCVVLGIVAVTLATVCYVKLQKDERLAQKVDYPAFKGAGLPSATTNLPSMGDKTLAQNAQMYHYQHQKQQMLSMGNNKPEQKVLDSEVTSDEEEVGGDFTVYECPGLAPTGEMEVKNPLFDDSTLHYQGNHK from the exons ATGCTGCTGCTCTCCAGCCCGCAGGACGGACGCCTGCGCCGggcctcgctgctgctgctcgccgCTGTCCTCCTCTGCGTCGTCCCTGTCAGCGCCAGACTTCCAG CTGGCAATCAGTGCCCTCACCACATAGACTGTGCTAAAGATGGACGCCACTTCTGCAGACCTGGCTCCTCCCGATGTGGCCCCTGCCTCTCCCCATTGGAGGAGAACAAGGAAGGTCACTGCATTGTGAGAAAGAGGCACCATCAGCAGG GTAAAGTGTCATTCTACCCTGACCTGGATGAAGAGATCGATTACATTCACTCCGTCAttgagaaacaggaagtgacagagaTCAAACCACCAAGGCAGTCCAAACATCCTG CCAAAGCAGATGTTAACAAAAGCAAGACAGATGCCTCCAAACTCCAACAGACAAGCCAGGATCGTCTCCTCACTGAGATCCTCAACGCCACCACTCCAGCCCCTGCGGTTTCTGCCCTCCCCATCACACCAACCCCCGAGCCCAGGACCACTGGAGTTCGGGGCCGAGTTGGTCCTATAGCTGTGCCGGCATCCAAGAGTGACAACATTATTGTCA TTATGATCTCGGTGTGTGTGGTGCTGGGCATCGTGGCAGTTACCCTGGCAACCGTCTGTTACGTCAA GTTGCAGAAAGACGAGCGCCTGGCTCAGAAGGTGGACTACCCTGCTTTCAAAGGGGCAGGCCTACCCTCTGCCACCACAAACCTTCCCTCT ATGGGAGATAAGACTCTGGCCCAAAATGCTCAAATGTATCACTACCAACATCAAAAACAGCAGATGCTCTCTATGGGAAa TAACAAACCTGAACAGAAAGTCCTTGACTCCGAGGTCACAtcagatgaggaggaagtgggCGGAGACTTCACTGTATACGAGTGCCCCGGACTTGCGCCG ACTGGAGAGATGGAAGTGAAGAACCCGCTGTTTGATGACTCGACTTTACATTATCAGGGGAATCACAAGTAA
- the npdc1a gene encoding neural proliferation differentiation and control protein 1a isoform X1 has translation MLLLSSPQDGRLRRASLLLLAAVLLCVVPVSARLPAGNQCPHHIDCAKDGRHFCRPGSSRCGPCLSPLEENKEGHCIVRKRHHQQGKVSFYPDLDEEIDYIHSVIEKQEVTEIKPPRQSKHPAAKADVNKSKTDASKLQQTSQDRLLTEILNATTPAPAVSALPITPTPEPRTTGVRGRVGPIAVPASKSDNIIVIMISVCVVLGIVAVTLATVCYVKLQKDERLAQKVDYPAFKGAGLPSATTNLPSMGDKTLAQNAQMYHYQHQKQQMLSMGNNKPEQKVLDSEVTSDEEEVGGDFTVYECPGLAPTGEMEVKNPLFDDSTLHYQGNHK, from the exons ATGCTGCTGCTCTCCAGCCCGCAGGACGGACGCCTGCGCCGggcctcgctgctgctgctcgccgCTGTCCTCCTCTGCGTCGTCCCTGTCAGCGCCAGACTTCCAG CTGGCAATCAGTGCCCTCACCACATAGACTGTGCTAAAGATGGACGCCACTTCTGCAGACCTGGCTCCTCCCGATGTGGCCCCTGCCTCTCCCCATTGGAGGAGAACAAGGAAGGTCACTGCATTGTGAGAAAGAGGCACCATCAGCAGG GTAAAGTGTCATTCTACCCTGACCTGGATGAAGAGATCGATTACATTCACTCCGTCAttgagaaacaggaagtgacagagaTCAAACCACCAAGGCAGTCCAAACATCCTG CAGCCAAAGCAGATGTTAACAAAAGCAAGACAGATGCCTCCAAACTCCAACAGACAAGCCAGGATCGTCTCCTCACTGAGATCCTCAACGCCACCACTCCAGCCCCTGCGGTTTCTGCCCTCCCCATCACACCAACCCCCGAGCCCAGGACCACTGGAGTTCGGGGCCGAGTTGGTCCTATAGCTGTGCCGGCATCCAAGAGTGACAACATTATTGTCA TTATGATCTCGGTGTGTGTGGTGCTGGGCATCGTGGCAGTTACCCTGGCAACCGTCTGTTACGTCAA GTTGCAGAAAGACGAGCGCCTGGCTCAGAAGGTGGACTACCCTGCTTTCAAAGGGGCAGGCCTACCCTCTGCCACCACAAACCTTCCCTCT ATGGGAGATAAGACTCTGGCCCAAAATGCTCAAATGTATCACTACCAACATCAAAAACAGCAGATGCTCTCTATGGGAAa TAACAAACCTGAACAGAAAGTCCTTGACTCCGAGGTCACAtcagatgaggaggaagtgggCGGAGACTTCACTGTATACGAGTGCCCCGGACTTGCGCCG ACTGGAGAGATGGAAGTGAAGAACCCGCTGTTTGATGACTCGACTTTACATTATCAGGGGAATCACAAGTAA